CAACACCATCGAAGCGAATTTTAATCGGTGAAACAGGATCACAACTCAAATCAATATTGAAATCTTTAATACTCTCAGGACTTACAGATCCAACACCATTAAAACTGGATTTAGGGACAGCTCCAAGCGGTACATTAATATTGTTATTCATGACATCACAACCACTAGAAATAATGGTCAATGGTGAAAGATTAATTCGTGGCTCTGTTTTTCCTGTATAGTCACTGGTGATAAAACCATTGTTATAGACAATTAACATCGCAGCCCATATACCTGGAATGGTTTGTGATTTCACATTATCACGTAGCTTATACAGCTTCATTTCTAATGTAACGGAGTAATTACCACTGGTGGCGTTGGATGAACAAATAAGCCTGTTGCTATAGTTACCATCAATATTTTGCTGACCATCGACATAAGCAGACCCACTACAACTTCCGCTAATCGTGCCATGTAACGTATAGCCAATACCACTGTTGTTAAGTTCTTTGACATAAGCCCCATTCACTCTAGGACTGGAAGCATTAAACGAACCAGGTAAATAAATCCCTGGTCTAACTTCGCCTCCAGAAAGGTTCCACCATGTCCATGCATTCATTGTTCCTAACGGGATTGTGGCGACTTCCGTTAAAATTGGTGCTGAACGCGATACGTAAATAGGTGCTGAATAAGTTACTGTCTTAGTAGTGAGCTCTGCCCTAAATTCAGCCATAGTGGTTGATGTATACAAAAAAGCAGACAGACAACCTAGTGTTATATATTTATTCATTGTTATCACCTATCTGCAATCAAGTTGTAAAAACTGGATCTTTTCTAACGAGAGATCCGCATTTAAAGATGTTTTGCATTGTTCAACGGCGCTGTTACCCCATTTAGCACGTAACTGGCTCTGCTCAGGTACGCCATTTAAGAAAACTTCACCATCATTGGCAACAATCCCACTTGAAAGCACTTGTCCGTGTTGATAAATCTCAACTTGAGTACCAAATGGCAATGGTGTTCCATTGTAGTGTAAGTTTGCAAGCACACGAGCCCCTTTTCTTGCTTTGAAATCAGCTAAAACAATTGCTCCTTTGGTCGGTATAACCGTCGTTGATGTTAATTCAACATCGTTATTCCCCGTTAAAGAGGCAGGATCGACGGTGACTTTATTGCGTTCATAACGTGAAACATTAGGAATAACCGCATAGCCTTGGTTATTGGTATAAAGGCTCTGCGCACTACTGACTTTTAAGTTACCAACATCTTCCGCTTTAATTAAAATTGCAGAATCATAGATTGTACGAGATGGCGTTATACCACCTTGATGAATTAAGAGCGCACCATTTACTCCCCAATTCATTGATTGATAACGTTTATCATAACTGTAACCTGCATTTACTTCGCCACCGGATGCACTGTAATTACCATTGACTGACCCACTATATTCTTGGCGAGTATGATTATAATTTTGTGATACATCATATTGCAGATTGTTGTCTTCTAGCTGTGTTCCACTGACACTCACTGAGCTAATCGAATCACCTTGTCGACTGGTGTTGTAGCGATAACTTAACCAATTATTATTTTGAGTAAAATTAAACGGTAGACTTAAATTAATGGATAAAATCTGATCGGTTAGCCCACTTTCCTGGCGCTTGTTATACGCATAAGAGACGCTATAACTTAAAGCACGGTAGTTAGAGTTAAAACTGAGATTGACATTACGATCGACTCTGTCTTGATACCAATAATATTGTTGATAACCATTTAATGAGAGATAACCTATATCTCCTAAAGATTGTGATACAGATAACTGAAACTGTTTTTTCTTACGGTAAAGATGAGAAAAACGCTCATTAGCTGCCGAGAAATCATAATAATTTTTTGTTGAATAGCGATAAGATGCCAGTGAAAAACCTGTTTGGGTGTCAGGTAAATATTTAGAATATTGAATACGATAAGATTGTCCTTGAACTTCATCATCATTTATTAAGGTTGTTTTCGCGTGAGTAATATCGGCAGAAACGGCACCTAAATAGCCAAGATTAACCCCAGTACCTAATGCATAAGCTTGGTAATCAGCAGAGATTAATGTGCCACCATAAATGGATAAATTATAAGGGAGCCCATAAATAGCAGAGGTTTGAAAAAAATTAGGCTTTCTCGCAGCTGTATCAGCATGATACTTACCGATATCTACACTGTATTTTAAGCTACCTGCACGTTGCATCATGGGAACAGCTGAAAAGGGTTGTGAAAAAGTACGAGTTGTTCCATCCGCTTCTTCAATCGTGACTTGTAAATCACCACTGTAAGAGGTGGGATATAAATCTGAAATAGCAAATTCACCTGGTGGAACGGATGTTTGGTAAATCACACTGTTATTTTGACGAACAGTAACCACGGCATTGCTTTGAGCAATTCCTCTCACAACGGGAGCAAATCCTCGTTGGCTTTGTGGCAACATACTTTCATCAGAAGCAAGTTTAATACCACGATATGGAATACTCTCTAATACATCATTATCAGAGGCAGTTTCGCCGAGGGTTAAACGGCTTTTTAAACTACGAATATCTCTCTCAACATAAGTTTGCAAACTCTTCCACTGTGAAGAGTTATCACTGTTTTTATTATAGTTACTGTGATTACGCAAACGCCAAGCACCGACATTAACACCACTGCGTAACCCTAAAAAAAGAGAGTCGCTATTATGTTGATCATGATACCAATACTTATTTTGTCGATAGGTGTAATTCACAAAAGCCGCATTAATGCCATCATTCCATTGTGTGGGGGGAATATAGCCTTGCCCATAATTATATAAAGCAAT
This genomic stretch from Proteus vulgaris harbors:
- a CDS encoding fimbrial adhesin, producing the protein MNKYITLGCLSAFLYTSTTMAEFRAELTTKTVTYSAPIYVSRSAPILTEVATIPLGTMNAWTWWNLSGGEVRPGIYLPGSFNASSPRVNGAYVKELNNSGIGYTLHGTISGSCSGSAYVDGQQNIDGNYSNRLICSSNATSGNYSVTLEMKLYKLRDNVKSQTIPGIWAAMLIVYNNGFITSDYTGKTEPRINLSPLTIISSGCDVMNNNINVPLGAVPKSSFNGVGSVSPESIKDFNIDLSCDPVSPIKIRFDGVADSQQTSGTIGLSNPTDSNTAKGYGIQIKYQNQPIKLGQLITVSEKNSSSGSYSIPLEAGYIQTSDTTSAGKANGTLQFTMQYH
- the fimD_4 gene encoding fimbrial outer membrane usher protein, with product MTLSIIALSTKRLFVFSTNNLNRHGLLTMAIATILYPYQVTAEEQFNPDALNLGIENQVADINSLDYFSYAGGQLPGVYSVDIYLNNKLIDNRQVRFIFNEEKKTLTPEITKQDLLNWGVKESVIPPSNQQIKNETITDIARVIPNATYQYDFSRARLSFSIPQIALYNYGQGYIPPTQWNDGINAAFVNYTYRQNKYWYHDQHNSDSLFLGLRSGVNVGAWRLRNHSNYNKNSDNSSQWKSLQTYVERDIRSLKSRLTLGETASDNDVLESIPYRGIKLASDESMLPQSQRGFAPVVRGIAQSNAVVTVRQNNSVIYQTSVPPGEFAISDLYPTSYSGDLQVTIEEADGTTRTFSQPFSAVPMMQRAGSLKYSVDIGKYHADTAARKPNFFQTSAIYGLPYNLSIYGGTLISADYQAYALGTGVNLGYLGAVSADITHAKTTLINDDEVQGQSYRIQYSKYLPDTQTGFSLASYRYSTKNYYDFSAANERFSHLYRKKKQFQLSVSQSLGDIGYLSLNGYQQYYWYQDRVDRNVNLSFNSNYRALSYSVSYAYNKRQESGLTDQILSINLSLPFNFTQNNNWLSYRYNTSRQGDSISSVSVSGTQLEDNNLQYDVSQNYNHTRQEYSGSVNGNYSASGGEVNAGYSYDKRYQSMNWGVNGALLIHQGGITPSRTIYDSAILIKAEDVGNLKVSSAQSLYTNNQGYAVIPNVSRYERNKVTVDPASLTGNNDVELTSTTVIPTKGAIVLADFKARKGARVLANLHYNGTPLPFGTQVEIYQHGQVLSSGIVANDGEVFLNGVPEQSQLRAKWGNSAVEQCKTSLNADLSLEKIQFLQLDCR